The following coding sequences lie in one Takifugu rubripes chromosome 8, fTakRub1.2, whole genome shotgun sequence genomic window:
- the LOC101062214 gene encoding sodium/hydrogen exchanger 9B2-like isoform X2 has translation MSDLSYSCSFCVRLKDRCPRPHGLLNLLITKACLLALLFGVVWAITGSECLPGGNLFGIVTLFICSVLGGNLAGLMQLPSLPPLPPLLGMLLAGLLLRNVPYVNDAVKISAKMSAATRSLGLGVILARAGLGLDPSALRRLKLVCVRLAVGPCLAEACVTAVVSHFLLALPWGWGFMLGFVLAAVSPAVVVPSMLLLQREGYGVSKGIPTLLMAAGSFDDVLAITGFSTCLGISFSKGSTWMNVLKGLLEVGGGVVAGLILGLFLCCFPSRDQEDLALRRTLLLLGLSIFAVFFTHVIGAAGAGGLCTLVLAFIAALGWNAEKAPVAAMVGRSWDVFQPLLFGLIGAEIVVANLNPVTVGLGVACVAIGLVIRLLVTFLLVHFGGFNWKEKLFIAVAWTPKATVQEMSQRAEPQPRAAMGLVKREL, from the exons cctgccTGCTCGCCCTGCTCTTCGGGGTGGTCTGGGCCATCACAGGAAGTGAGTGTCTACCTGGGGGGAACCTCTTCGGCATCGTGACCCTCTTCATCTGCTCCGTCCTGGGGGGGAACCTGGCTGGCCTGATGCAGCTGCCGtcactgccccccctcccccctctgctcG GAATGTTGCTCGCCGGCCTGCTGTTGCGCAACGTTCCGTACGTCAACGACGCCGTCAAGATCAGCGCGAAGATGTCAGCAGCCACGAGGAGCCTCGGGCTGGGGGTGATCCTGGCCAGGGCGGGGCTGGGGCTGGACCCCTCT GCTTTGCGCCGTCTgaagctggtgtgtgtgcgtctggCGGTCGGCCCGTGTTTGGCGGAGGCCTGTGTCACTGCTGTGgtctctcacttcctgttggctctGCCCTGGGGGTGGGGCTTCATGCTGGG gtttgtCCTGGCTGCTGTGTCTCCAGCTGTGGTGGTCCCGTccatgctgctcctgcagagggAGGGCTACGGCGTGTCGAAG GGAATTCCGACtctgctgatggctgctggCAGTTTCGATGATGTTCTGGCGATAACGGGCTTCTCCACCTGCCTTGGAATCTCCTTCTCCAAAG GCTCGACGTGGATGAACGTCCTGAAAGGGCTGCTGGAGGTGGGCGGAGGGGTTGTCGCGGGTCTGATCCTGGGTCTGTTCCTGTGCTGCTTCCCCAGTAGAGACCAA GAGGACCTGGCGTTGAGGAGGACGCTCTTGCTGTTGGGTCTGTCCATATTTGCGGTCTTCTTCACTCATGTGATCGGGGCTGCTGGGGCAGGGGGGCTCTGTACCCTCGTCCTGGCCTTCATTGCTGCGCTGGGCTGGAACGCTGAAAAG GCCCCTGTGGCAGCCATGGTGGGCCGGTCCTGGGATGTGTTCCAGCCCCTCCTATTTGGCCTGATTGGAGCTGAAATTGTCGTAGCAAACCTCAACCCCGTAACAGTCG GTCTGGGCGTGGCCTGTGTCGCTATTGGTCTGGTGATCCGGCTGCTCGTCACCTTCCTTCTCGTTCATTTTGGAGGATTTAACTGGAAAGAGAAACTCTTCATTGCTGTGGCTTGGACGCCTAAAGCCAccgtccag GAGATGAGCCAGAGGGCGGAGCCTCAACCTCGAGCAGCGATGGGATTGGTCAAGAGAGAGCTGTGA
- the LOC101062214 gene encoding sodium/hydrogen exchanger 9B2-like isoform X4: protein MSDLSYSCSFCVRLKDRCPRPHGLLNLLITKACLLALLFGVVWAITGSECLPGGNLFGIVTLFICSVLGGNLAGLMQLPSLPPLPPLLGMLLAGLLLRNVPYVNDAVKISAKMSAATRSLGLGVILARAGLGLDPSVCPGCCVSSCGGPVHAAPAEGGLRRVEGSTWMNVLKGLLEVGGGVVAGLILGLFLCCFPSRDQEDLALRRTLLLLGLSIFAVFFTHVIGAAGAGGLCTLVLAFIAALGWNAEKAPVAAMVGRSWDVFQPLLFGLIGAEIVVANLNPVTVGLGVACVAIGLVIRLLVTFLLVHFGGFNWKEKLFIAVAWTPKATVQAAIGSKALDMAREEEDQNFVKFGSDVLTLAVLAILITAPIGALGIGLAGPRLLDRQVKGDEPEGGASTSSSDGIGQERAVTLESKL, encoded by the exons cctgccTGCTCGCCCTGCTCTTCGGGGTGGTCTGGGCCATCACAGGAAGTGAGTGTCTACCTGGGGGGAACCTCTTCGGCATCGTGACCCTCTTCATCTGCTCCGTCCTGGGGGGGAACCTGGCTGGCCTGATGCAGCTGCCGtcactgccccccctcccccctctgctcG GAATGTTGCTCGCCGGCCTGCTGTTGCGCAACGTTCCGTACGTCAACGACGCCGTCAAGATCAGCGCGAAGATGTCAGCAGCCACGAGGAGCCTCGGGCTGGGGGTGATCCTGGCCAGGGCGGGGCTGGGGCTGGACCCCTCT gtttgtCCTGGCTGCTGTGTCTCCAGCTGTGGTGGTCCCGTccatgctgctcctgcagagggAGGGCTACGGCGTGTCGAAG GCTCGACGTGGATGAACGTCCTGAAAGGGCTGCTGGAGGTGGGCGGAGGGGTTGTCGCGGGTCTGATCCTGGGTCTGTTCCTGTGCTGCTTCCCCAGTAGAGACCAA GAGGACCTGGCGTTGAGGAGGACGCTCTTGCTGTTGGGTCTGTCCATATTTGCGGTCTTCTTCACTCATGTGATCGGGGCTGCTGGGGCAGGGGGGCTCTGTACCCTCGTCCTGGCCTTCATTGCTGCGCTGGGCTGGAACGCTGAAAAG GCCCCTGTGGCAGCCATGGTGGGCCGGTCCTGGGATGTGTTCCAGCCCCTCCTATTTGGCCTGATTGGAGCTGAAATTGTCGTAGCAAACCTCAACCCCGTAACAGTCG GTCTGGGCGTGGCCTGTGTCGCTATTGGTCTGGTGATCCGGCTGCTCGTCACCTTCCTTCTCGTTCATTTTGGAGGATTTAACTGGAAAGAGAAACTCTTCATTGCTGTGGCTTGGACGCCTAAAGCCAccgtccag GCTGCTATTGGCTCCAAAGCGCTGGACATggcgagagaggaggaagaccaAAACTTTGTGAAGTTTGGTTCGGACGTGTTGACATTAGCCGTGTTAGCCATTCTCATCACAGCGCCCATTGGAGCACTGGGTATTGGACTGGCAGGACCCCGCCTCTTGGACcgccaggtcaaag GAGATGAGCCAGAGGGCGGAGCCTCAACCTCGAGCAGCGATGGGATTGGTCAAGAGAGAGCTGTGACCCTGGAGAGCAAACTCTGA
- the LOC101062214 gene encoding sodium/hydrogen exchanger 9B2-like isoform X1, with protein sequence MSDLSYSCSFCVRLKDRCPRPHGLLNLLITKACLLALLFGVVWAITGSECLPGGNLFGIVTLFICSVLGGNLAGLMQLPSLPPLPPLLGMLLAGLLLRNVPYVNDAVKISAKMSAATRSLGLGVILARAGLGLDPSALRRLKLVCVRLAVGPCLAEACVTAVVSHFLLALPWGWGFMLGFVLAAVSPAVVVPSMLLLQREGYGVSKGIPTLLMAAGSFDDVLAITGFSTCLGISFSKGSTWMNVLKGLLEVGGGVVAGLILGLFLCCFPSRDQEDLALRRTLLLLGLSIFAVFFTHVIGAAGAGGLCTLVLAFIAALGWNAEKAPVAAMVGRSWDVFQPLLFGLIGAEIVVANLNPVTVGLGVACVAIGLVIRLLVTFLLVHFGGFNWKEKLFIAVAWTPKATVQAAIGSKALDMAREEEDQNFVKFGSDVLTLAVLAILITAPIGALGIGLAGPRLLDRQVKGDEPEGGASTSSSDGIGQERAVTLESKL encoded by the exons cctgccTGCTCGCCCTGCTCTTCGGGGTGGTCTGGGCCATCACAGGAAGTGAGTGTCTACCTGGGGGGAACCTCTTCGGCATCGTGACCCTCTTCATCTGCTCCGTCCTGGGGGGGAACCTGGCTGGCCTGATGCAGCTGCCGtcactgccccccctcccccctctgctcG GAATGTTGCTCGCCGGCCTGCTGTTGCGCAACGTTCCGTACGTCAACGACGCCGTCAAGATCAGCGCGAAGATGTCAGCAGCCACGAGGAGCCTCGGGCTGGGGGTGATCCTGGCCAGGGCGGGGCTGGGGCTGGACCCCTCT GCTTTGCGCCGTCTgaagctggtgtgtgtgcgtctggCGGTCGGCCCGTGTTTGGCGGAGGCCTGTGTCACTGCTGTGgtctctcacttcctgttggctctGCCCTGGGGGTGGGGCTTCATGCTGGG gtttgtCCTGGCTGCTGTGTCTCCAGCTGTGGTGGTCCCGTccatgctgctcctgcagagggAGGGCTACGGCGTGTCGAAG GGAATTCCGACtctgctgatggctgctggCAGTTTCGATGATGTTCTGGCGATAACGGGCTTCTCCACCTGCCTTGGAATCTCCTTCTCCAAAG GCTCGACGTGGATGAACGTCCTGAAAGGGCTGCTGGAGGTGGGCGGAGGGGTTGTCGCGGGTCTGATCCTGGGTCTGTTCCTGTGCTGCTTCCCCAGTAGAGACCAA GAGGACCTGGCGTTGAGGAGGACGCTCTTGCTGTTGGGTCTGTCCATATTTGCGGTCTTCTTCACTCATGTGATCGGGGCTGCTGGGGCAGGGGGGCTCTGTACCCTCGTCCTGGCCTTCATTGCTGCGCTGGGCTGGAACGCTGAAAAG GCCCCTGTGGCAGCCATGGTGGGCCGGTCCTGGGATGTGTTCCAGCCCCTCCTATTTGGCCTGATTGGAGCTGAAATTGTCGTAGCAAACCTCAACCCCGTAACAGTCG GTCTGGGCGTGGCCTGTGTCGCTATTGGTCTGGTGATCCGGCTGCTCGTCACCTTCCTTCTCGTTCATTTTGGAGGATTTAACTGGAAAGAGAAACTCTTCATTGCTGTGGCTTGGACGCCTAAAGCCAccgtccag GCTGCTATTGGCTCCAAAGCGCTGGACATggcgagagaggaggaagaccaAAACTTTGTGAAGTTTGGTTCGGACGTGTTGACATTAGCCGTGTTAGCCATTCTCATCACAGCGCCCATTGGAGCACTGGGTATTGGACTGGCAGGACCCCGCCTCTTGGACcgccaggtcaaag GAGATGAGCCAGAGGGCGGAGCCTCAACCTCGAGCAGCGATGGGATTGGTCAAGAGAGAGCTGTGACCCTGGAGAGCAAACTCTGA
- the LOC101062214 gene encoding sodium/hydrogen exchanger 9B2-like isoform X3, with protein MSDLSYSCSFCVRLKDRCPRPHGLLNLLITKACLLALLFGVVWAITGSECLPGGNLFGIVTLFICSVLGGNLAGLMQLPSLPPLPPLLGMLLAGLLLRNVPYVNDAVKISAKMSAATRSLGLGVILARAGLGLDPSGIPTLLMAAGSFDDVLAITGFSTCLGISFSKGSTWMNVLKGLLEVGGGVVAGLILGLFLCCFPSRDQEDLALRRTLLLLGLSIFAVFFTHVIGAAGAGGLCTLVLAFIAALGWNAEKAPVAAMVGRSWDVFQPLLFGLIGAEIVVANLNPVTVGLGVACVAIGLVIRLLVTFLLVHFGGFNWKEKLFIAVAWTPKATVQAAIGSKALDMAREEEDQNFVKFGSDVLTLAVLAILITAPIGALGIGLAGPRLLDRQVKGDEPEGGASTSSSDGIGQERAVTLESKL; from the exons cctgccTGCTCGCCCTGCTCTTCGGGGTGGTCTGGGCCATCACAGGAAGTGAGTGTCTACCTGGGGGGAACCTCTTCGGCATCGTGACCCTCTTCATCTGCTCCGTCCTGGGGGGGAACCTGGCTGGCCTGATGCAGCTGCCGtcactgccccccctcccccctctgctcG GAATGTTGCTCGCCGGCCTGCTGTTGCGCAACGTTCCGTACGTCAACGACGCCGTCAAGATCAGCGCGAAGATGTCAGCAGCCACGAGGAGCCTCGGGCTGGGGGTGATCCTGGCCAGGGCGGGGCTGGGGCTGGACCCCTCT GGAATTCCGACtctgctgatggctgctggCAGTTTCGATGATGTTCTGGCGATAACGGGCTTCTCCACCTGCCTTGGAATCTCCTTCTCCAAAG GCTCGACGTGGATGAACGTCCTGAAAGGGCTGCTGGAGGTGGGCGGAGGGGTTGTCGCGGGTCTGATCCTGGGTCTGTTCCTGTGCTGCTTCCCCAGTAGAGACCAA GAGGACCTGGCGTTGAGGAGGACGCTCTTGCTGTTGGGTCTGTCCATATTTGCGGTCTTCTTCACTCATGTGATCGGGGCTGCTGGGGCAGGGGGGCTCTGTACCCTCGTCCTGGCCTTCATTGCTGCGCTGGGCTGGAACGCTGAAAAG GCCCCTGTGGCAGCCATGGTGGGCCGGTCCTGGGATGTGTTCCAGCCCCTCCTATTTGGCCTGATTGGAGCTGAAATTGTCGTAGCAAACCTCAACCCCGTAACAGTCG GTCTGGGCGTGGCCTGTGTCGCTATTGGTCTGGTGATCCGGCTGCTCGTCACCTTCCTTCTCGTTCATTTTGGAGGATTTAACTGGAAAGAGAAACTCTTCATTGCTGTGGCTTGGACGCCTAAAGCCAccgtccag GCTGCTATTGGCTCCAAAGCGCTGGACATggcgagagaggaggaagaccaAAACTTTGTGAAGTTTGGTTCGGACGTGTTGACATTAGCCGTGTTAGCCATTCTCATCACAGCGCCCATTGGAGCACTGGGTATTGGACTGGCAGGACCCCGCCTCTTGGACcgccaggtcaaag GAGATGAGCCAGAGGGCGGAGCCTCAACCTCGAGCAGCGATGGGATTGGTCAAGAGAGAGCTGTGACCCTGGAGAGCAAACTCTGA
- the LOC101062440 gene encoding Fc receptor-like protein 5 isoform X2 — translation MEAMLLLLLLLRIQTSENSQKVSPRRTQFFEYEKIFVSCECFSSSEWKVWRYTNSDRFLSRCGSDWGNPTSSGCELNVVKPSDTGVYWCESRYRDSSNMVNITVTRSLVVLQSPVEPVMEHDDVTLHCKNNHSGPSSADFLKHNNDLVGTSSTGHMTIRNFSKSDEGAYKCRDSKHGESPPTWLLIHDSSSPATLTVRPSSSQVFEFHNLSFSCETSSRSRVWKVVRAIGINSSEERFRLETCGTTWGDPTPHGCLIHTSKKFDSGIYWCESTMSQRSNSVRVNIYNKEVILVGLIHPVGTGENVTLLCKAKIPPPRVTAVFYKNNTIIGSGDSATMTLHHVSQDDEGHYRCQLSGLGNSSSSLLLVRAPQGPPSAALVPHMVIHLVVFCPYCVSTVLVLLLYLSRLKANQPSVSMTTSSAKEDDEQLNRDDDATADGTIEHEF, via the exons ATGGAGGcaatgctgcttctgctcc TGTTGCTGAGAATCCAAACATCTGAGAACAGTCAGAAAG TTTCTCCCCGCAGGACTCAGTTCTTCGAGTATGAGAAGATCTTTGTGAGCTGTGAATGCTTCAGCTCCAGTGAATGGAAGGTGTGGAGATACACAAACAG TGACCGGTTTCTGTCCCGGTGCGGCTCTGACTGGGGCAACCCAACGTCCTCTGGGTGTGAGCTGAATGTGGTGAAACCGTCTGACACTGGCGTGTACTGGTGTGAGTCCAGATacagagacagcagcaacatggtCAACATCACCGTCACCC GTTCTTTGGTGGTTCTGCAGAGTCCTGTCGAACCTGTGATGGAGCACGATGATGTGACCCTGCACTGTAAAAACAACCACTCCGGCCCCAGCTCTGCAGactttttaaaacacaacaacGATCTTGTGGGGACCTCCTctacaggtcacatgaccatccGTAATTTCTCCAAGTCTGATGAAGGTGCTTATAAATGCCGGGACAGCAAACACGGAGAGTCTCCGCCCACCTGGCTTCTGATACACG ATTCTTCGAGTCCCGCCACGCTGACCGTCAGacccagctcctctcaggtgtTTGAGTTCCATAACCTGTCCTTCAGCTGTGAGACCAGCAGCCGCTCTCGTGTCTGGAAGGTGGTCAGAGCCATCGGAATCAACAGCTCTGAAGAAAGGTTCCGCTTAGAAACCTGTGGAACAACCTGGGGGGATCCCACCCCGCACGGCTGTCTGATCCATACGTCCAAAAAATTTGACAGTGGGATCTACTGGTGTGAATCAACTATGAGCCAGCGGAGCAACTCCGTCCGTGTCAACATATACA ATAAAGAGGTGATCCTGGTTGGGCTGATCCATCCCGTGGGAACCGGAGAGAACGTCACTCTGCTCTGTAAAGccaagatccccccccccagagtcaCAGCTGTGTTCTATAAAAACAACACCATCATTGGCTCAGGTGACTCTGCAACAATGACTCTGCACCACGTTTCCCAGGATGATGAAGGCCACTACAGGTGCCAACTCAGTGGCCTTGGGAACTCCTCATCCAGCTTGCTCTTAGTCAGAG CTCCACAAGGTCCTCCCTCTGCCGCTCTGGTCCCGCACATGGTGATACACTTAGTGGTCTTCTGCCCATACTGCGTCTCCACTGTCCTCGTGCTGCTTTTATACCTGAGCAGGCTTAAAG CAAATCAGCCctctgtttccatgacaacatctTCAGCCAAAGAGGACGATGAGCAACTAAACAGAGACGATGATGCGACGGCTGACGGTACTATCGAGCACGAATTTTAG
- the LOC101062440 gene encoding Fc receptor-like protein 5 isoform X1 — protein MEAMLLLLLLLRIQTSENSQKASLLVSPRRTQFFEYEKIFVSCECFSSSEWKVWRYTNSDRFLSRCGSDWGNPTSSGCELNVVKPSDTGVYWCESRYRDSSNMVNITVTRSLVVLQSPVEPVMEHDDVTLHCKNNHSGPSSADFLKHNNDLVGTSSTGHMTIRNFSKSDEGAYKCRDSKHGESPPTWLLIHDSSSPATLTVRPSSSQVFEFHNLSFSCETSSRSRVWKVVRAIGINSSEERFRLETCGTTWGDPTPHGCLIHTSKKFDSGIYWCESTMSQRSNSVRVNIYNKEVILVGLIHPVGTGENVTLLCKAKIPPPRVTAVFYKNNTIIGSGDSATMTLHHVSQDDEGHYRCQLSGLGNSSSSLLLVRAPQGPPSAALVPHMVIHLVVFCPYCVSTVLVLLLYLSRLKANQPSVSMTTSSAKEDDEQLNRDDDATADGTIEHEF, from the exons ATGGAGGcaatgctgcttctgctcc TGTTGCTGAGAATCCAAACATCTGAGAACAGTCAGAAAG CCTCTCTGCTAGTTTCTCCCCGCAGGACTCAGTTCTTCGAGTATGAGAAGATCTTTGTGAGCTGTGAATGCTTCAGCTCCAGTGAATGGAAGGTGTGGAGATACACAAACAG TGACCGGTTTCTGTCCCGGTGCGGCTCTGACTGGGGCAACCCAACGTCCTCTGGGTGTGAGCTGAATGTGGTGAAACCGTCTGACACTGGCGTGTACTGGTGTGAGTCCAGATacagagacagcagcaacatggtCAACATCACCGTCACCC GTTCTTTGGTGGTTCTGCAGAGTCCTGTCGAACCTGTGATGGAGCACGATGATGTGACCCTGCACTGTAAAAACAACCACTCCGGCCCCAGCTCTGCAGactttttaaaacacaacaacGATCTTGTGGGGACCTCCTctacaggtcacatgaccatccGTAATTTCTCCAAGTCTGATGAAGGTGCTTATAAATGCCGGGACAGCAAACACGGAGAGTCTCCGCCCACCTGGCTTCTGATACACG ATTCTTCGAGTCCCGCCACGCTGACCGTCAGacccagctcctctcaggtgtTTGAGTTCCATAACCTGTCCTTCAGCTGTGAGACCAGCAGCCGCTCTCGTGTCTGGAAGGTGGTCAGAGCCATCGGAATCAACAGCTCTGAAGAAAGGTTCCGCTTAGAAACCTGTGGAACAACCTGGGGGGATCCCACCCCGCACGGCTGTCTGATCCATACGTCCAAAAAATTTGACAGTGGGATCTACTGGTGTGAATCAACTATGAGCCAGCGGAGCAACTCCGTCCGTGTCAACATATACA ATAAAGAGGTGATCCTGGTTGGGCTGATCCATCCCGTGGGAACCGGAGAGAACGTCACTCTGCTCTGTAAAGccaagatccccccccccagagtcaCAGCTGTGTTCTATAAAAACAACACCATCATTGGCTCAGGTGACTCTGCAACAATGACTCTGCACCACGTTTCCCAGGATGATGAAGGCCACTACAGGTGCCAACTCAGTGGCCTTGGGAACTCCTCATCCAGCTTGCTCTTAGTCAGAG CTCCACAAGGTCCTCCCTCTGCCGCTCTGGTCCCGCACATGGTGATACACTTAGTGGTCTTCTGCCCATACTGCGTCTCCACTGTCCTCGTGCTGCTTTTATACCTGAGCAGGCTTAAAG CAAATCAGCCctctgtttccatgacaacatctTCAGCCAAAGAGGACGATGAGCAACTAAACAGAGACGATGATGCGACGGCTGACGGTACTATCGAGCACGAATTTTAG
- the LOC115250587 gene encoding ceramide-1-phosphate transfer protein-like — MVFLRKRRFHAFLLLAAMLALLFFISNSRLPQAGDGDCGAAWQPCFRSRMQNPLAPPDWVESDEAWQPNECPGQSFQAWLLLENLKLSMEDSNDILLEPYLQSWDQLLNFMDSLGSVVSFFSQKVKEKVTLLREQSIRHSTGAEGRREAYRTVRSMVETELKEEVVNFSHRTNSGCRTLLRLHRSLLWLKLLLEGLAEGPDIHGHQRTPGELSRDAYRVALAPHHPWFLRQAAEMVFFALPDRQYFLKLVCVQSQNEATPILRTIIRALTLVHKQTQQILAENDMLELP, encoded by the exons ATGGTCTTCCTCAGAAAGAGAAGATTTCATGCATTCCTGCTGCTGGCAGCCATGTTGGctctgctcttcttcatcagcaATTCACGGCTAC CTCAGGCAGGTGATGGAGACTGTGGCGCTGCCTGGCAACCATGTTTTCGCTCTCGCATG cAGAATCCACTGGCTCCTCCAGACTGGGTGGAGTCAGATGAAGCTTGGCAGCCGAACGAGTGTCCTGGCCAATCGTTTCAGGCCTGGCTTCTGCTGGAGAATTTAAAGCTGAGTATGGAAGACAGCAATGACATCCTGCTGGAACCATACCTACAGAGCTGGGATCAGCTGCTGAA cttcatGGACTCTCTGGGCTCAGTGGTCAGTTTTTTCTCTCAGAAAGTGAAGGAAAAGGTCACTCTTCTCCGTGAGCAGTCAATCAGACACAGCACCGGGGCTGAGGGGAGACGTGAG GCGTATCGTACTGTTCGATCCATGGTGGAAACAGAGTTAAAAGAGGAAGTGGTTAACTTCTCCCATCGAACAAATTCAGGCTGCAGGACGCTACTGAGGCTTCATCGGTCTCTGCTGTGgctcaaactgctgctggagggTTTGGCTGAAGGTCCGGACATTCATGGACATCAGAGAACACCTGGAGAGCTGAGCAG GGATGCCTACAGAGTGGCGTTggccccccaccacccctgGTTCCTCCGCCAGGCTGCAGAGATGGTGTTCTTTGCTCTCCCGGACCGACAGTACTTCCTGAAATTGGTGTGCGTGCAGAGCCAGAACGAGGCGACCCCGATCCTACGGACCATCATCCGCGCGTTGACACTGGTGCACAAACAGACTCAGCAAATCCTGGCAGAAAATGACATGTTGGAGCTGCCGTGA